The Suricata suricatta isolate VVHF042 chromosome 4, meerkat_22Aug2017_6uvM2_HiC, whole genome shotgun sequence genome includes a region encoding these proteins:
- the PTPN18 gene encoding tyrosine-protein phosphatase non-receptor type 18 isoform X1: MLLYVSWPDIGVPSNPEHVLTMVDEALRLQGYGPRPLCPLQMIPPNCSLFNMIMEMRKQWPVVVQTQEHLSTRGQALAMANTDTYAVVQKRRAPPGAEAGARARGAEEAPLYSQVVQRAQRPQAHAEDARGTLPGRVMSDQSPAGADTYEDVVDGAQTSRLGFNLRIGRPKGPRDPPAEWSQV, translated from the exons ATGCTGCTATATGTGTCCTGGCCAGATATAGGAGTCCCTAGCAATCCTGAACATGTGCTCACCATGGTGGATGAAGCCCTTCGCCTCCAGGGATATGGCCCCAGGCCTCTGTGTCCACTGCAG atGATCCCACCTAACTGCAGCCTCTTCAACATGAtcatggaaatgagaaagcagTGGCCTGTAGTTGTGCAGACACAG GAGCATCTCAGTACCCGGGGCCAGGCTCTTGCTATGGCCAACACGGACACATACGCAGTGGTGCAGAAGCGCCGGGCGCCCCCCGGGGCGGAGGCGGGGGCGCGGGCACGCGGCGCGGAGGAGGCCCCGCTCTACAGCCAGGTGGTACAGCGCGCGCAGCGGCCGCAGGCACACGCAGAGGACGCGCGGGGGACGCTGCCCGGTCGTG TTATGTCTGACCAAAGCCCCGCTGGGGCTGACACCTACGAGGACGTGGTGGATGGAGCTCAGACCAGCAGGCTAG GCTTCAACCTGCGCATTGGAAGGCCTAAAGGGCCCCGGGATCCCCCTGCTGAGTGGAGCCAGGTGTGA
- the PTPN18 gene encoding tyrosine-protein phosphatase non-receptor type 18 isoform X2, whose protein sequence is MIPPNCSLFNMIMEMRKQWPVVVQTQEHLSTRGQALAMANTDTYAVVQKRRAPPGAEAGARARGAEEAPLYSQVVQRAQRPQAHAEDARGTLPGRVMSDQSPAGADTYEDVVDGAQTSRLGFNLRIGRPKGPRDPPAEWSQV, encoded by the exons atGATCCCACCTAACTGCAGCCTCTTCAACATGAtcatggaaatgagaaagcagTGGCCTGTAGTTGTGCAGACACAG GAGCATCTCAGTACCCGGGGCCAGGCTCTTGCTATGGCCAACACGGACACATACGCAGTGGTGCAGAAGCGCCGGGCGCCCCCCGGGGCGGAGGCGGGGGCGCGGGCACGCGGCGCGGAGGAGGCCCCGCTCTACAGCCAGGTGGTACAGCGCGCGCAGCGGCCGCAGGCACACGCAGAGGACGCGCGGGGGACGCTGCCCGGTCGTG TTATGTCTGACCAAAGCCCCGCTGGGGCTGACACCTACGAGGACGTGGTGGATGGAGCTCAGACCAGCAGGCTAG GCTTCAACCTGCGCATTGGAAGGCCTAAAGGGCCCCGGGATCCCCCTGCTGAGTGGAGCCAGGTGTGA